A window of Tautonia plasticadhaerens contains these coding sequences:
- a CDS encoding TIGR03067 domain-containing protein has protein sequence MLSLLLFTALTVVDEPKAGLGALEGEWVFQSLDYAGKRYSGEQDPGRRLAIAGYLVTQSFGDAEPMLSIISRFDASTDPGAIDLTRVEDLQTIPGIFTLEGDTLTLCTNSRGDRPTEFLAGPDSPNQLAVYTRAGP, from the coding sequence ATGCTGTCTCTACTGCTCTTCACTGCCTTGACGGTCGTGGATGAACCGAAGGCCGGCCTGGGGGCACTCGAAGGGGAGTGGGTCTTCCAGTCCCTGGACTACGCCGGCAAGCGATACTCCGGGGAGCAAGACCCCGGCCGTCGCCTGGCGATCGCGGGGTATCTCGTGACCCAATCCTTCGGCGATGCCGAGCCGATGCTGAGCATCATTTCCCGGTTCGACGCCTCGACCGATCCCGGCGCGATCGACCTGACCCGGGTCGAGGATCTCCAGACGATCCCGGGCATCTTCACGCTGGAGGGCGACACGCTCACCCTCTGCACGAACTCCCGGGGCGATCGGCCGACCGAGTTCCTCGCCGGGCCGGACAGCCCGAACCAACTCGCCGTCTACACCCGGGCCGGCCCCTGA
- a CDS encoding PIG-L deacetylase family protein, which yields MADAPVRVLAIHAHPDDVEFQCAGTLALLGRAGCHLTIATMAPGDCGSVEHDAETIADIRRAEARAAADLLGAEYHCLEFRDLSLFSDDASRRRVVEFLRRTRPDLILTAPPADYLADHEATHLLVRDSCFIAPIPNYATKQWEPAPALERIPLLYLVDPLEGKDREGNPVPPDFLVDVTEVFDLKRRMLECHASQRNWLLRQHGIDEYLVSQEHWSRHRGAEIGVPYAEGFRLYKGHPYPQGNRLLELVGQDGRGGTR from the coding sequence ATGGCCGATGCCCCGGTCCGCGTCCTGGCGATCCACGCCCACCCGGACGACGTCGAGTTCCAGTGTGCCGGCACGCTCGCCCTGCTGGGCCGGGCCGGGTGCCACCTCACGATCGCCACCATGGCCCCCGGCGACTGCGGCTCGGTCGAGCACGACGCCGAGACGATCGCCGACATCCGACGGGCGGAGGCCAGGGCGGCGGCCGACCTCCTGGGCGCCGAGTATCACTGCCTGGAGTTCCGGGACCTCTCCCTCTTCAGCGACGACGCGTCCCGACGCCGGGTCGTCGAGTTCCTCCGCCGCACCCGCCCCGACCTGATCCTGACCGCCCCCCCGGCCGACTACCTGGCCGACCACGAGGCCACCCACCTGCTCGTCCGGGACTCCTGCTTCATCGCCCCGATCCCCAACTACGCCACGAAGCAGTGGGAACCCGCCCCGGCCCTGGAGCGGATCCCGCTCCTCTACCTCGTCGACCCCCTGGAGGGGAAGGATCGCGAGGGGAACCCGGTCCCCCCGGACTTCCTCGTCGACGTGACGGAAGTCTTCGACCTCAAGCGCCGGATGCTCGAATGCCACGCCAGCCAGCGCAACTGGCTGCTCCGGCAGCATGGCATCGACGAATACCTGGTCAGCCAGGAGCACTGGTCGAGGCACCGGGGGGCCGAGATCGGCGTGCCCTACGCGGAGGGGTTCCGGCTCTACAAGGGGCATCCGTATCCGCAGGGGAATCGGTTGCTGGAACTGGTTGGACAGGACGGGCGGGGTGGGACCCGTTGA